In Streptomyces sp. NBC_01717, one DNA window encodes the following:
- a CDS encoding mechanosensitive ion channel family protein encodes MSLSALLAAAPSPEPGGSLDEAAKQAGDAAGWVEENWSTWLNTGLRILLIAAIAIVLRIAIRRALSKLIERMNRSAQAVEGTALGGLLVNAERRRQRSEAIGSVLRSVASFLILGTAALMILGAFQIDLAPLLASAGVAGVALGFGARNLVTDFLSGVFMILEDQYGVGDTIDAGVASGEVIEVGLRVTKLRGDNGEIWYVRNGEVKRIGNLSQGWSTAGLDVQVRPTEDLDRVRTVITEAAARMAKEDPWNERLWGPVEVLGLDSVLLDSMTVRVTAKTMPGKSLGVERELRWRIKGAFDEAGIRMVGGVPAQPDEASAADPTAAMAAPSAYSSTTSPQSLATSPITPPSSPGK; translated from the coding sequence GTGTCTCTGTCAGCGCTGCTGGCCGCTGCCCCGTCGCCCGAGCCGGGCGGCTCGCTGGACGAAGCCGCCAAGCAGGCGGGCGATGCCGCGGGCTGGGTGGAGGAGAACTGGTCCACCTGGCTGAACACCGGTCTTCGCATCCTTCTCATCGCGGCGATCGCGATCGTGTTGCGCATCGCGATCCGTCGTGCTCTCAGCAAGCTCATCGAGCGGATGAACCGCAGCGCCCAGGCCGTCGAGGGCACCGCGCTCGGCGGGCTGCTGGTCAATGCGGAACGTCGCCGTCAGCGCTCCGAGGCCATCGGGTCCGTACTCCGGTCGGTCGCCTCGTTCCTGATCCTCGGTACGGCCGCCCTGATGATCCTGGGGGCGTTCCAGATCGATCTGGCCCCGCTGCTCGCCTCCGCCGGTGTCGCCGGCGTGGCGCTCGGCTTCGGCGCGCGCAACCTCGTCACCGACTTCCTCTCCGGCGTCTTCATGATCCTGGAGGACCAGTACGGCGTCGGCGACACCATCGACGCGGGTGTCGCCTCCGGCGAGGTCATCGAGGTCGGGCTGCGGGTCACCAAGCTGCGCGGTGACAATGGCGAGATCTGGTACGTCCGCAACGGCGAGGTGAAGAGGATCGGCAACCTCAGCCAGGGCTGGTCGACCGCCGGGCTCGACGTGCAGGTGCGCCCCACGGAGGATCTCGACCGGGTACGCACGGTGATCACCGAGGCGGCCGCGCGGATGGCCAAGGAGGACCCGTGGAACGAGCGCCTGTGGGGTCCGGTGGAGGTCCTCGGCCTGGACTCCGTGCTCCTCGACTCGATGACGGTCCGGGTGACGGCGAAGACGATGCCGGGCAAGTCCCTGGGCGTGGAGCGCGAGCTGCGCTGGCGGATCAAGGGGGCCTTCGACGAGGCGGGCATCCGGATGGTCGGCGGCGTACCGGCACAGCCGGACGAGGCGTCGGCGGCGGACCCGACGGCCGCAATGGCTGCCCCGTCGGCGTACTCGTCGACGACGTCGCCGCAGTCGCTGGCCACGTCGCCGATCACCCCGCCGTCGAGCCCGGGCAAGTAG